A portion of the Streptomyces sp. YPW6 genome contains these proteins:
- the glgX gene encoding glycogen debranching protein GlgX, protein MQVWPGHAYPLGATYDGAGTNFAVFSEAAQRIELCLLHDDGSETAVELRETDAFVRHAYLPGVMPGQRYGFRVHGPYEPQHGTRCNSAKLLLDPYARAVAGKIDWGEAVYGYPFGKPDARNDLDSAPHTMSSVVVNPYFDWGDDRRPRTDYHRTVIYEAHVKGLTMLHPGLPPELRGTYAGLAHPEVIAHLTELGVTAIELMPVHQFVQDHRLADMGLANYWGYNTIGFFAPHNTYASWGDRGEQVLEFKQAVKALHQAGIEVILDVVYNHTAEGNHLGPTLSFRGLDNASYYRLTDDQRYYMDTTGTGNSLLMRSPHVLQMIMDSLRYWVTEMHVDGFRFDLAATLARQFHEVDRLSSFFDLVQQDPVVSQVKLIAEPWDVGEGGYQVGNFPPLWTEWNGKYRDTVRDLWRGEPRTLAEFAGRLTGSSDLYQDDGRRPLASINFTTCHDGFTLHDLVSYNDKRNDANGEDNRDGESHNRSWNCGAEGETEDPEVLELRARQMRNFIATLMLSQGVPMLSHGDEFARTQKGNNNAYCQDNELAWVHWPDPDEPADATASTLLEFTRAMVWLRRDHPVFRRRRFFHGRPVEGTHDELSDIAWFTPEGEEMTQQDWQAAHAKAMTVFLNGHAISEPGPRGERISDDSFLLMFNASAETLEFAVPVDHGEQWQVVVDTARPDGVEPGTGAKVAEGERVTLIGRSLTVLKRPA, encoded by the coding sequence ATGCAGGTCTGGCCGGGACACGCTTACCCCCTCGGCGCCACGTACGACGGCGCCGGCACCAACTTCGCGGTCTTCTCCGAGGCCGCCCAACGGATCGAGTTGTGCCTGCTGCACGACGACGGTTCAGAAACGGCGGTGGAGCTCCGCGAGACCGACGCCTTCGTGCGCCACGCCTATCTGCCCGGGGTGATGCCGGGCCAGCGCTACGGCTTCCGGGTGCACGGGCCCTACGAACCGCAGCACGGGACGCGCTGCAACTCCGCGAAGCTGCTCCTGGATCCGTACGCCCGCGCGGTCGCCGGGAAGATCGACTGGGGCGAGGCGGTGTACGGCTACCCCTTCGGGAAGCCGGACGCCCGCAACGACCTCGACTCCGCCCCGCACACCATGAGCTCGGTGGTGGTCAACCCGTACTTCGACTGGGGCGACGACCGCCGGCCCCGTACGGACTACCACCGGACCGTCATCTACGAGGCCCATGTGAAGGGCCTGACCATGCTCCATCCGGGGCTCCCGCCCGAGCTGCGCGGCACGTACGCGGGACTCGCCCACCCGGAGGTGATCGCCCACCTCACCGAGCTGGGCGTCACCGCGATCGAACTGATGCCCGTGCACCAGTTCGTCCAGGACCACCGCCTCGCGGACATGGGCCTGGCCAACTACTGGGGCTACAACACGATCGGCTTCTTCGCCCCGCACAACACCTACGCCTCCTGGGGCGACCGCGGCGAGCAGGTCCTGGAGTTCAAGCAGGCGGTGAAGGCGCTCCACCAGGCGGGCATCGAGGTCATCCTGGATGTGGTCTACAACCACACCGCCGAGGGCAACCACCTCGGGCCCACGCTCTCCTTCCGCGGTCTGGACAACGCGTCCTACTACCGGCTGACCGACGACCAGCGGTACTACATGGACACCACGGGCACGGGAAACTCCCTGCTCATGCGGTCCCCGCACGTCCTCCAGATGATCATGGACTCGCTGCGGTACTGGGTGACCGAGATGCATGTGGACGGCTTCCGCTTCGACCTGGCGGCCACGCTCGCCCGCCAGTTCCACGAGGTGGACCGGCTGTCCTCGTTCTTCGACCTGGTCCAGCAGGACCCGGTGGTGAGCCAGGTGAAGCTGATCGCGGAGCCGTGGGACGTCGGCGAGGGCGGCTACCAGGTCGGCAACTTCCCGCCGCTGTGGACCGAGTGGAACGGCAAGTACCGCGACACGGTCCGCGATCTGTGGCGGGGCGAGCCGCGCACGCTCGCGGAGTTCGCGGGCCGCCTCACCGGCTCCTCCGACCTCTACCAGGACGACGGCCGCCGCCCGCTCGCCTCGATCAACTTCACCACCTGCCACGACGGCTTCACCCTGCACGACCTCGTCTCGTACAACGACAAGCGCAACGACGCCAACGGGGAGGACAACCGGGACGGCGAGAGCCACAACCGCTCCTGGAACTGCGGCGCCGAGGGGGAGACCGAGGACCCGGAGGTGCTGGAGCTGCGGGCCCGCCAGATGCGGAACTTCATCGCCACGCTGATGCTGTCGCAGGGCGTGCCGATGCTGAGCCACGGTGACGAGTTCGCCCGTACGCAGAAGGGCAACAACAACGCCTACTGCCAGGACAACGAGCTGGCCTGGGTGCACTGGCCCGACCCGGACGAACCGGCCGACGCCACAGCCTCCACCCTGCTGGAGTTCACCCGGGCGATGGTGTGGCTGCGCCGGGACCACCCGGTCTTCCGGCGCCGCCGGTTCTTCCACGGGCGGCCGGTGGAGGGCACCCACGACGAGCTCTCCGACATCGCCTGGTTCACCCCCGAGGGCGAGGAGATGACGCAGCAGGACTGGCAGGCGGCGCACGCCAAGGCGATGACCGTGTTCCTGAACGGGCACGCGATCTCGGAGCCGGGACCGCGCGGCGAGCGGATCTCCGACGACTCCTTCCTGCTGATGTTCAACGCGAGCGCCGAGACCCTGGAATTCGCGGTTCCGGTCGACCACGGGGAGCAGTGGCAGGTCGTCGTGGACACCGCGCGCCCGGACGGGGTGGAGCCGGGGACGGGGGCGAAGGTGGCCGAGGGCGAGCGGGTCACCCTGATCGGGCGCAGCCTGACGGTGCTGAAGCGCCCCGCCTGA
- the mgt gene encoding macrolide-inactivating glycosyltransferase — protein MTESPRAHIAMFSIAAHGHVNPSLDVIRELVDRGHRVSYAIPASFAEKVAAVGAEPVIWTSTLPTDDDPDAWGTELIDNIEPFLADAIQALPQLADAFAGDEPDLVLHDITSYPARVLAHRWGVPAVSLWPNLVPWDGYEKEVAEPMTAELKQSERGKTYYARFEAWLAENGLGHVTADDFVSRPRRGLVLIPEVLQPHADRVNRAMYTFVGACQGDRADEGEWQRPAGAEKVLLVSLGSSFTKQPAFYRECVAAFGDLPGWHVVLQIGTHVDPAALGAVPGNVEVRTWVPQVAVLKQADAFITHAGAGGSQEGLATGTPMVAVPQAVDQFGNADMLQSLGVARHLPMEEADAGRLREAVLALVGDPEVAARCEHLRDRVAREGGTPRAADLIEAELAR, from the coding sequence ATGACGGAATCCCCGCGTGCCCACATCGCCATGTTCTCCATCGCCGCCCACGGACATGTGAACCCGAGCCTCGACGTCATCCGCGAGCTCGTCGACCGTGGACACCGTGTCAGCTACGCCATCCCCGCCTCCTTCGCGGAGAAGGTCGCCGCCGTCGGCGCCGAGCCGGTGATCTGGACCTCCACCCTGCCGACCGACGATGACCCCGACGCCTGGGGGACGGAGCTGATCGACAACATCGAACCCTTCCTCGCCGATGCCATCCAGGCCCTCCCGCAGCTCGCGGACGCCTTCGCCGGCGACGAGCCCGACCTCGTCCTGCACGACATCACCTCCTATCCCGCCCGTGTTCTCGCCCACCGCTGGGGCGTCCCCGCCGTCTCCCTCTGGCCCAACCTGGTCCCCTGGGACGGGTACGAGAAGGAGGTGGCGGAGCCGATGACCGCCGAGCTGAAGCAGAGCGAGCGCGGCAAGACGTACTACGCGCGCTTCGAGGCCTGGCTCGCCGAGAACGGCCTCGGCCATGTCACCGCCGACGACTTCGTCTCCCGGCCGCGCCGCGGCCTCGTCCTGATCCCCGAGGTGCTCCAGCCGCACGCGGACCGGGTGAACCGCGCGATGTACACCTTCGTCGGCGCCTGCCAGGGCGACCGTGCCGACGAGGGGGAGTGGCAGCGGCCCGCCGGTGCCGAGAAGGTGCTGCTGGTCTCGCTCGGCTCCTCGTTCACCAAGCAGCCCGCCTTCTACCGCGAGTGCGTCGCCGCCTTCGGTGACCTGCCCGGCTGGCATGTGGTGCTCCAGATCGGCACGCACGTCGACCCCGCCGCACTCGGAGCCGTACCGGGCAATGTGGAGGTGCGCACCTGGGTGCCGCAGGTGGCCGTCCTCAAGCAGGCCGACGCCTTCATCACCCACGCAGGTGCGGGCGGCAGTCAGGAGGGGCTCGCCACGGGCACGCCGATGGTCGCCGTACCGCAGGCCGTCGACCAGTTCGGCAACGCGGACATGCTCCAGTCCCTGGGGGTGGCCCGGCATCTGCCGATGGAGGAGGCGGATGCCGGGCGTCTGCGTGAGGCCGTGCTCGCTCTCGTGGGCGACCCCGAAGTGGCCGCCCGGTGCGAGCATCTGAGGGATCGAGTGGCGCGGGAGGGTGGCACGCCCAGGGCCGCCGACCTCATCGAGGCGGAGCTCGCGCGCTGA
- a CDS encoding DUF4333 domain-containing protein: MHSARSTAAIRSLSAVAAGALLVGCSGSVSVGNSDPKLSSDKLATTVSEKLAATTNQPEPDITCPEDLTGKVGTTTRCTLTANDGSTLGVSVKVTSVEGDQINFDIKADDTASPAPN; this comes from the coding sequence GTGCACTCGGCCCGTTCGACCGCAGCCATCCGGAGCCTCTCCGCCGTGGCCGCCGGTGCGCTGCTCGTCGGCTGTTCGGGGTCGGTCAGCGTCGGAAACTCGGACCCGAAGCTCTCTTCGGACAAGCTCGCCACGACCGTCTCCGAAAAGCTCGCGGCCACCACGAACCAGCCCGAGCCGGACATCACCTGCCCCGAGGATCTGACGGGGAAGGTCGGCACCACCACCCGCTGCACGCTCACGGCGAACGACGGCAGCACGCTGGGCGTGTCGGTCAAGGTGACCTCGGTCGAGGGGGATCAGATCAACTTCGACATCAAGGCCGACGACACGGCGTCCCCGGCCCCCAACTGA
- a CDS encoding 3'-5' exonuclease: protein MSWHQGTLVGFDLETTGTDVESDRIVTAALVRLEPDGTVAEQRTWLLDPGVVIPEQASAIHGIGTEHARKHGARPASAVEEIARAVAEVLCSDVPLVVMNARYDLSLLDRECRRYGLPSVEERVGGAPSPVIDPLVIDKHVDKYRKGKRALQALCDHYGVTLDGAHEASADAVAAVRVVRRMGERHRPVATLPLGELHALQVRAAAEQSASLQAYLRRTTDPAAVVESAWPVIPRMR from the coding sequence ATGAGCTGGCACCAGGGCACACTGGTCGGCTTCGACCTGGAGACGACGGGGACCGACGTCGAGAGCGACCGGATCGTCACCGCCGCACTCGTCCGGCTGGAGCCGGACGGCACGGTCGCCGAGCAGCGGACCTGGCTGCTCGATCCGGGCGTGGTGATACCGGAGCAGGCCTCCGCGATCCACGGCATCGGCACCGAACACGCCCGCAAGCACGGGGCGCGGCCCGCGTCCGCCGTCGAGGAGATCGCCCGCGCGGTCGCCGAAGTGCTGTGCTCGGACGTCCCGCTGGTGGTGATGAACGCCCGCTACGACCTCTCGCTGCTGGACCGCGAGTGCCGCAGGTACGGACTGCCGTCGGTGGAGGAGCGCGTCGGCGGCGCGCCGTCCCCCGTCATCGACCCGCTGGTCATCGACAAGCACGTCGACAAGTACCGCAAGGGCAAGCGGGCCCTCCAGGCGCTGTGCGACCACTACGGGGTCACGCTCGACGGGGCCCACGAAGCGAGCGCCGACGCGGTGGCCGCGGTGCGCGTGGTGCGCCGGATGGGCGAGCGCCACCGGCCCGTCGCCACCCTGCCGCTCGGTGAACTGCACGCCCTCCAGGTCCGGGCGGCGGCCGAGCAGTCGGCCTCACTCCAGGCCTATCTGCGGCGCACCACGGATCCGGCGGCGGTGGTCGAGTCGGCCTGGCCGGTGATTCCCCGGATGCGCTGA
- a CDS encoding S8 family peptidase, with the protein MAKHQRTRRIKLTAAITAVAAAAGVTLLGTSFAGAAPAPMGTVYGTDAATAVSGSYIVMLDEKKADKSELAKEYGGKLKRDYSSSINGFSASGLSETEAKRLAADPAVAKVVQNKKFSINATQDNPPSWGLDRIDQTQTAGDDAYTYPDAGGEGVTAYVIDTGVRVTHEDFEGRATSGFDAVDNDDDADDGNGHGTHVAGTIAGAAHGVAKKADIVAVRVLDDNGSGTTEQVIAGIDWVTANAKGPSVANMSLGGGADPALDEAVQKAIAAGITFGVAAGNESSDAGQGSPSRVPEAITVASSTEGDEQSDFSNHGSVVDIYAPGSDITSTWNDSDSGTNTISGTSMATPHVVGAAAVYLAGHQDATPEAVATALTEGATPDAISNATEGTPNKLLKIVE; encoded by the coding sequence ATGGCCAAGCACCAGCGCACCCGTCGCATCAAGCTCACCGCAGCGATCACCGCCGTGGCGGCCGCCGCCGGAGTCACCCTTCTCGGAACCTCGTTCGCGGGAGCCGCGCCGGCCCCCATGGGTACGGTCTACGGCACGGACGCCGCGACCGCGGTCTCCGGCAGCTACATCGTCATGCTGGACGAGAAGAAGGCCGACAAGTCCGAGCTCGCCAAGGAGTACGGCGGAAAGCTCAAGCGCGACTACTCCTCCAGCATCAACGGCTTCTCCGCCAGCGGTCTTTCGGAGACCGAGGCCAAGCGCCTCGCCGCCGACCCGGCCGTCGCCAAGGTGGTGCAGAACAAGAAGTTCAGCATCAACGCCACCCAGGACAACCCGCCGTCGTGGGGCCTGGACCGGATCGACCAGACCCAGACCGCCGGTGACGACGCCTACACCTACCCGGACGCCGGCGGCGAGGGCGTCACGGCGTACGTCATCGACACCGGTGTCCGCGTCACCCACGAGGACTTCGAGGGCCGCGCCACCTCGGGCTTCGACGCCGTCGACAACGACGACGACGCGGACGACGGCAACGGGCACGGCACCCACGTGGCGGGCACCATAGCCGGGGCCGCGCACGGCGTCGCCAAGAAGGCGGACATCGTGGCCGTCCGCGTCCTGGACGACAACGGCTCGGGCACCACCGAGCAGGTCATCGCCGGGATCGACTGGGTCACCGCCAACGCCAAGGGCCCGTCCGTCGCCAACATGAGCCTCGGCGGCGGGGCCGACCCGGCCCTCGACGAGGCGGTCCAGAAGGCCATCGCCGCGGGCATCACCTTCGGCGTGGCCGCCGGCAACGAGTCCAGCGACGCCGGCCAGGGTTCGCCCTCCCGCGTCCCCGAGGCGATCACGGTCGCCTCGTCCACGGAGGGCGACGAGCAGTCGGACTTCTCCAACCACGGCTCGGTCGTGGACATCTACGCCCCGGGCTCGGACATCACGTCCACCTGGAACGACAGCGACAGCGGCACCAACACCATCTCGGGTACGTCCATGGCCACCCCGCATGTCGTCGGCGCGGCCGCCGTCTACCTGGCGGGCCACCAGGACGCCACCCCGGAGGCCGTCGCCACGGCGCTCACCGAGGGGGCCACCCCGGACGCCATCAGCAACGCCACCGAGGGCACGCCGAACAAGCTCCTCAAGATCGTCGAGTAG
- a CDS encoding phosphotransferase enzyme family protein — translation MDEMRAREVLTAAGLPGSAELIAVGENAVFAAGDLVVKVGRDATGHPELRARAEREVALADWLAASGVPAVRAAERAVRLVEGHPVTLWHRLPEAVRTAEPRDLAPLLSLVHALPAPADFTLPRRELLGGVERWLTLAGDAIDPADAEYLRERRDGFASAAAALVPHLPPGPIHGDALPRNVHVGPDGPVLVDLETFSADLREHDLVVLALSRDRYGLDPAAYDAFTAAYGWDVREWEGCAVLRGARETASCAWVSQHAPANPKALAEFRRRVVSLREGDPQVRWYPF, via the coding sequence ATGGACGAGATGCGTGCGCGCGAGGTACTGACAGCCGCCGGGCTCCCCGGCTCGGCGGAGCTGATCGCGGTGGGCGAGAACGCGGTGTTCGCCGCCGGCGATCTGGTGGTCAAGGTCGGACGGGACGCCACCGGCCACCCCGAGCTGCGCGCCCGGGCCGAGCGGGAGGTGGCGCTCGCCGACTGGCTCGCCGCGTCCGGCGTCCCGGCCGTGCGCGCCGCCGAGCGCGCGGTGCGCCTGGTCGAAGGCCACCCGGTGACGCTGTGGCACCGGCTCCCGGAGGCCGTGCGCACCGCCGAACCGCGCGACCTCGCGCCACTGCTCTCCCTGGTGCACGCGCTGCCCGCCCCGGCGGACTTCACGCTGCCGCGCCGCGAGCTGCTCGGCGGGGTCGAACGCTGGCTCACCCTGGCGGGCGACGCGATCGATCCGGCGGATGCCGAGTACCTCCGCGAGCGCCGCGACGGCTTCGCCTCCGCGGCCGCCGCCCTGGTCCCCCACCTCCCGCCGGGCCCGATCCACGGCGACGCGCTCCCGCGCAACGTCCATGTCGGCCCGGACGGCCCGGTCCTGGTCGACCTGGAGACGTTCTCCGCCGACCTGCGGGAACACGACCTGGTGGTCCTCGCCCTCTCCCGCGACCGCTACGGCCTGGACCCGGCGGCCTACGACGCCTTCACCGCCGCGTACGGCTGGGACGTCCGGGAGTGGGAGGGATGCGCGGTCCTGCGCGGCGCCCGCGAGACGGCGAGCTGCGCCTGGGTCTCCCAGCACGCCCCGGCCAACCCGAAGGCGCTCGCCGAATTCCGCCGCCGGGTGGTGTCGCTGCGCGAGGGCGATCCCCAGGTCCGCTGGTACCCGTTCTGA
- the treY gene encoding malto-oligosyltrehalose synthase, protein MTPSATYRLQLQPDFPFAAAEKAVPYLAALGVSHLHLSPVLEAVPGSTHGYDVVDHSRVRAELGGEEGLRSLASAAREHGLGLVLDIVPNHMAASPRHNRRLWEVLREGAASPYARWFDIDWAAGGGQVLLPVLAGPLGRELEHLGVDGEVLRYHDLEFPLREGTAGLPLPELLERQHYRLGWWRLARTELNYRRFFTVPELIGVRVEHPEVFEDTHAKVLELLRDGVLDGLRVDHPDGLAAPAAYLERLDEATGGRWTVVEKILTGDEHLPARWAVAGTTGYDALRRIDGLFTDPVGAAELVGHYREFAVPPGDRGGDWTATVRRAAYRVATHELAAETAWLTRLASAVCDRDPVLRDHAPWALRTAIRELLVRIPVYRPYVTAGEPPTRIAEKTLTDEAVRDAKTVFSVPEEAAAVDVVRDLALGRLGGGVDQAAFCARFAQTASALHAKSVEDTAFYRYVPLISAAEVGGDPGQPAVSPEEFHDFAARIARDWPATGTVLTTHDTKRSADVRARIAVLSQCPERWATLVTELTAATPVTAPDPQLAWTAWQSAYGCAEFPPDELGERLEPALLKAVREAGLFTSWTESDPVYERAVSDFVAAGPGRGEGVPRRLIAEFADALAPHVRAQVLGAALVHLTMPGVPDLYQGTEGEYLALVDPDNRRPFRRPDVPDEKQKVTAAALGLRRELPEAFSESGTYAPLAATGPAASHLLAFCRSDEVVTAVTRLSLRLAEGGGWQDTVLDLPAGGRWRDVLSASPGREFAGGAVRAGELFAERPVALLRRAGG, encoded by the coding sequence ATGACGCCCTCCGCCACGTACCGGCTTCAGCTCCAGCCCGACTTCCCGTTCGCCGCCGCCGAGAAGGCCGTGCCGTATCTCGCCGCGCTCGGCGTCTCGCACCTCCACCTCTCCCCCGTCCTGGAGGCCGTCCCCGGCTCCACCCACGGTTACGACGTGGTCGACCACAGCCGGGTCCGGGCGGAGCTGGGCGGTGAGGAGGGGCTGCGGTCGCTCGCGTCGGCCGCCCGGGAGCACGGGCTCGGGCTGGTCCTGGACATCGTGCCCAACCACATGGCCGCCTCGCCCCGGCACAACCGCCGGCTGTGGGAGGTGCTGCGCGAGGGCGCGGCCTCGCCGTACGCCCGCTGGTTCGACATCGACTGGGCCGCGGGCGGCGGCCAGGTGCTGCTGCCGGTGCTCGCCGGGCCGCTCGGCCGGGAGCTGGAGCACCTGGGCGTGGACGGGGAGGTGCTGCGGTACCACGATCTGGAGTTCCCGCTCAGGGAGGGCACGGCGGGCCTCCCGCTGCCGGAGCTGCTGGAGAGGCAGCACTACCGGCTCGGCTGGTGGCGGCTGGCCCGCACCGAGCTGAACTACCGGCGGTTCTTCACCGTCCCGGAGCTGATCGGGGTCCGCGTCGAGCATCCGGAGGTCTTCGAGGACACCCACGCCAAGGTCCTCGAACTGCTCCGCGACGGCGTTCTGGACGGGTTGCGCGTCGACCACCCCGACGGGCTCGCCGCCCCGGCCGCCTATCTGGAGCGGTTGGACGAGGCCACCGGCGGGCGCTGGACGGTGGTGGAGAAGATCCTCACCGGCGACGAGCACCTCCCGGCCCGGTGGGCGGTCGCGGGCACCACCGGGTATGACGCCCTGCGCCGGATCGACGGGCTGTTCACCGACCCGGTCGGCGCGGCAGAACTGGTCGGTCATTACCGGGAGTTCGCGGTCCCGCCCGGCGACCGGGGCGGCGACTGGACGGCGACGGTGCGCCGGGCGGCGTACCGGGTGGCCACGCACGAACTGGCCGCCGAGACCGCGTGGCTGACCCGGCTGGCGAGCGCGGTCTGCGACCGCGACCCGGTGCTGCGCGACCACGCGCCGTGGGCCCTGCGGACGGCGATCCGGGAGCTGCTGGTCCGCATCCCGGTCTACCGTCCGTACGTCACGGCCGGCGAACCGCCGACCCGGATCGCCGAGAAGACGCTGACCGACGAGGCGGTACGGGACGCCAAGACGGTGTTCTCGGTGCCGGAGGAGGCGGCGGCCGTCGACGTCGTACGGGATCTGGCGCTCGGGCGGCTCGGCGGCGGAGTGGACCAGGCGGCGTTCTGCGCCCGGTTCGCCCAGACCGCGTCCGCGCTGCACGCCAAGTCGGTGGAGGACACGGCGTTCTACCGCTACGTCCCGCTGATCTCGGCCGCCGAGGTGGGCGGCGATCCAGGGCAACCGGCCGTATCGCCGGAGGAGTTCCATGACTTCGCCGCCCGTATCGCCCGCGACTGGCCCGCCACCGGCACGGTCCTGACCACGCACGACACGAAGCGCAGCGCGGACGTCCGGGCCCGGATCGCGGTGCTGTCGCAGTGCCCGGAGCGATGGGCGACGCTGGTGACGGAGCTGACGGCGGCGACACCGGTCACCGCCCCTGACCCCCAACTCGCCTGGACCGCCTGGCAGTCGGCATACGGCTGCGCGGAGTTCCCGCCCGACGAACTGGGTGAGCGGCTGGAGCCGGCACTGCTGAAGGCGGTGCGCGAGGCGGGCCTCTTCACCAGCTGGACGGAGTCGGATCCGGTCTACGAGCGCGCGGTGTCGGACTTCGTGGCGGCCGGGCCGGGGCGCGGGGAGGGCGTTCCGCGGAGGCTGATCGCCGAGTTCGCGGACGCGCTCGCCCCGCACGTCCGGGCACAGGTGCTGGGGGCGGCCCTGGTGCACCTGACGATGCCCGGGGTCCCGGATCTCTACCAGGGCACGGAGGGCGAGTACCTGGCCCTGGTCGACCCGGACAACCGGCGGCCGTTCCGGCGGCCGGACGTTCCGGACGAGAAGCAGAAGGTGACGGCGGCCGCGCTCGGCCTGCGCCGCGAACTGCCGGAGGCGTTCAGCGAGTCGGGGACGTACGCGCCCCTGGCGGCGACCGGTCCGGCCGCCTCGCATCTGCTGGCGTTCTGCCGCTCGGACGAGGTGGTCACGGCGGTGACCCGGCTTTCGCTGCGGCTGGCGGAGGGCGGCGGCTGGCAGGACACGGTGCTGGATCTGCCGGCCGGCGGCCGTTGGCGGGACGTGCTGTCGGCGTCGCCCGGCCGGGAGTTCGCGGGGGGCGCGGTGAGGGCGGGCGAACTGTTCGCGGAACGGCCGGTGGCGCTGCTGCGGCGTGCGGGAGGCTGA
- a CDS encoding SAV2148 family HEPN domain-containing protein produces the protein MSSGGFELPPGDAGHEGESTDAPPGAVSLAQPMEIGAELDWGSEAWGEVRTRAQRAGRAYIWLNLVEQRLRAVVAAVLRPIYEPVHGEEWVVAAAGPAGQEWVQRAVAVREVSRRKGYLLDPADDNVLSFLTLPQLRELMVQHWPCFEPYFDDRRDVELALDELEVARNVVSRNRALNEAVLAQAERASARLLDILGSGAGVPSADRLPVDAVEELVGDRYADVVSVHPDRVRLQRQLPAEDLFGGARRLDAIGIGLNLLVQNFSGRRLVRLAESGCRVRLLFINPASSAVRRRERELGLKKGELSRSVEMNILHMRRVRSRLRDPGAFQIQVFDETPRFTAYLVDGDGPDAVGVVQPYLRRARGMEAPVLVLRGGGRRTVVREGQDNEHGLFETYREEFESVWTDSRPVS, from the coding sequence GTGAGCTCGGGAGGGTTCGAGCTACCCCCAGGTGACGCAGGTCACGAGGGGGAGTCGACCGATGCCCCGCCCGGGGCGGTGTCCCTCGCGCAGCCCATGGAGATAGGCGCCGAGCTGGACTGGGGATCGGAGGCCTGGGGCGAGGTGCGCACGCGCGCACAGCGGGCAGGTCGGGCCTATATCTGGCTCAATCTGGTCGAACAGCGCCTACGGGCCGTCGTCGCCGCGGTGCTCCGGCCGATCTACGAGCCGGTGCACGGCGAGGAGTGGGTGGTGGCCGCGGCCGGACCGGCCGGGCAGGAGTGGGTGCAGCGCGCCGTCGCCGTACGCGAGGTCTCGCGCCGCAAGGGCTATCTGCTCGACCCGGCCGACGACAACGTCCTCAGCTTCCTGACGCTGCCGCAGCTGCGCGAGCTGATGGTCCAGCACTGGCCCTGCTTCGAGCCGTACTTCGACGACCGGCGCGATGTCGAGCTGGCCCTGGACGAGCTGGAGGTCGCCCGCAACGTGGTCTCCCGCAACCGCGCGCTGAACGAGGCCGTCCTCGCCCAGGCGGAACGGGCCTCCGCCCGCCTGCTCGACATCCTCGGCAGCGGGGCCGGGGTGCCGTCGGCCGACCGGCTGCCGGTGGACGCGGTGGAGGAACTGGTCGGCGACCGGTACGCGGACGTGGTGTCCGTCCACCCCGACCGGGTCCGGCTCCAGCGCCAGCTGCCCGCCGAGGACCTCTTCGGCGGGGCGCGGCGGCTCGACGCCATCGGCATAGGCCTCAACCTGCTCGTGCAGAACTTCTCCGGCCGCCGGCTGGTCCGGCTCGCGGAGTCGGGCTGCCGGGTCCGGCTGCTGTTCATCAACCCGGCCAGCAGCGCGGTCCGCCGCAGGGAGCGGGAACTCGGCCTCAAGAAGGGCGAGCTGAGCCGCTCGGTGGAGATGAACATCCTGCACATGCGCCGCGTCCGCTCAAGGCTCCGCGACCCCGGCGCGTTCCAGATCCAGGTCTTCGACGAGACCCCGCGCTTCACCGCCTACCTGGTGGACGGCGACGGCCCGGACGCGGTGGGCGTCGTCCAGCCCTATCTGCGGCGGGCCCGGGGCATGGAGGCGCCGGTGCTGGTGCTGCGCGGCGGGGGCAGACGGACGGTGGTGCGGGAGGGCCAGGACAACGAGCACGGGCTCTTCGAGACGTACCGCGAGGAGTTCGAATCGGTCTGGACGGACTCCCGGCCGGTCTCCTGA